A genomic region of Cetobacterium sp. ZOR0034 contains the following coding sequences:
- a CDS encoding helix-turn-helix domain-containing protein, with protein MKAGDYLKLKRNEKKLSLRQMAYKTGLSHTYISDIEKGSLMGTTETHEKIMESLNLSSDEKQFFYNLLIKSGSLPKYIEDKIYFLETENELLRKELEECKNQLNIESNSNNGHIIVGDGNKINHSYAGTELCKEMNELSEIQKEKVLKFINEYIK; from the coding sequence ATGAAGGCAGGAGATTACTTAAAGCTGAAAAGAAACGAAAAAAAACTTTCTTTGAGACAGATGGCGTACAAAACAGGACTTTCACATACTTACATATCTGATATAGAAAAAGGTTCTTTGATGGGGACAACTGAAACTCATGAAAAAATAATGGAAAGTTTAAATTTAAGCTCTGATGAAAAACAATTTTTTTATAATCTATTAATTAAATCAGGGTCGTTGCCAAAATATATTGAAGATAAAATATACTTTTTAGAAACAGAAAATGAATTATTAAGAAAAGAATTAGAAGAATGTAAAAATCAATTAAATATTGAAAGTAATAGCAACAATGGGCATATTATCGTAGGAGATGGGAATAAAATCAATCATTCTTATGCTGGAACTGAGCTGTGCAAAGAGATGAATGAATTAAGTGAGATACAAAAAGAAAAAGTATTAAAATTTATAAACGAATATATAAAATAA
- a CDS encoding helix-turn-helix domain-containing protein: MNFGIFLEQELSNQNLSKSSFSKKLSISRQTLTTNIQQWKNGREPNIKTIKKYLKILNIDATLFFMNM; this comes from the coding sequence TTGAACTTTGGAATTTTTTTAGAGCAAGAATTATCTAATCAAAACTTATCAAAATCTTCATTTTCTAAGAAGCTATCTATTTCTAGGCAAACCCTTACCACTAATATCCAACAGTGGAAAAATGGCAGAGAACCAAATATAAAAACAATTAAAAAATATTTAAAAATTTTAAATATTGATGCAACATTATTTTTTATGAATATGTAA